A window from Esox lucius isolate fEsoLuc1 chromosome 16, fEsoLuc1.pri, whole genome shotgun sequence encodes these proteins:
- the srpx gene encoding sushi repeat-containing protein SRPX isoform X2, which produces MVTSIPRVNMDTWAVVILFVIVQLCFSLAYEGSGYYGYGDDEDAYARRNGGTPWCAPIKVKHGDVSCRSPQGGHYRNVMGSRCKIRCKRGYEMQQGHTEVVCMASKHWSGNYACREVRCPKLQMPVNGGYKCSDGSYFNSRCEFFCSPGYTLKGPKTVTCQYHKAWTSGESVCIDVDPPVIKCPNLKDKTAEPGMLTARVTWDTPEGQDTADGILTDVILKGKPPGNFPEGLHKMSYTVFDRAGNRASCRFSVRVRVRRCSPITPPENGYMKCDSDRDNYGATCDFRCTGGYELQGSVARVCQYGLTWSGTETTCSAMNINVGVRTASGLLDQFYEKRRLLIISAPTAANHYYRFQMTNLQHAQCGLDLRHMTLIELVGVYPAQMGRIGHRLIPPGLALQLRLLLQISHNNFNMVMIDKQGMDRERYTYPITSAQIFTTIDTWQGRKDEMVLQQEAGHTCQ; this is translated from the exons ATGGTGACGAGTATCCCGCGCGTGAATATGGACACCTGGGCAGTAGTGATTTTGTTCGTGATTGTCCAGCTCTGCTTCAGCTTAGCATATGAAG GGTCAGGATACTATGGCTATGGAGATGATGAAGACGCATATGCTCGTAGAAACGGAG GGACCCCTTGGTGTGCCCCCATAAAGGTGAAGCACGGCGATGTGAGTTGCCGTAGTCCCCAGGGGGGGCATTACAGGAACGTGATGGGCTCACGCTGTAAGATCCGCTGTAAGAGGGGATATGAGATGCAGCAGGGACACACAGAGGTTGTGTGTATGGCCAGCAAACACTGGTCTGGCAACTACGCCTGCAggg AGGTCCGTTGTCCAAAGCTGCAGATGCCTGTTAATGGGGGTTATAAGTGTTCCGATGGGTCCTACTTTAACTCACGCTGTGAGTTCTTCTGCTCTCCTGGATACACTCTGAAGGGGCCCAAGACTGTGACCTGCCAGTACCACAAGGCCTGGACATCAGGAGAGAGCGTTTGCATTG ATGTGGATCCCCCAGTGATAAAATGTCCTAACCTGAAGGACAAGACGGCAGAACCTGGGATGTTGACTGCCAGGGTCACCTGGGACACACCTGAGGGTCAGGACACAGCCGACGGCATCCTAACCGA TGTCATCCTAAAAGGGAAGCCTCCTGGAAACTTCCCTGAGGGACTCCATAAGATGTCCTACACTGTGTTTGACCGAGCAGGAAACCGGGCCAGCTGCCGCTTCTCCGTCAGAGTACGAG TTCGTCGTTGCAGCCCCATAACTCCCCCAGAGAACGGCTATATGAAGTGTGACAGTGACAGGGATAACTATGGAGCCACCTGTGACTTCAGATGTACAGGAGGGTATGAGCTGCAGGGTAGTGTTGCCAGGGTGTGTCAGTATGGGCTCACCTGGTCTGGCACAGAAACCACCTGTTCAG CCATGAACATCAACGTTGGGGTGCGAACAGCCTCAGGTCTGCTGGACCAGTTCTATGAGAAACGACGCCTCCTTATCATCTCTGCTCCCACAGCTGCCAATCACTACTACAGGTTTCAAATGACCAATCTGCAG CATGCCCAGTGTGGTCTGGACCTCAGGCATATGACGCTGATTGAGCTGGTGGGGGTTTACCCTGCACAGATGGGCCGTATCGGCCACAGACTCATCCCCCCAGGGCTAGCTCTACAactcag GTTACTGCTCCAGATCTCCCATAATAACTTCAACATGGTGATGATAGACAAGCAGGGGATGGACAGAGAACGCTACACATACCCGATCACCTCCGCCCAGATCTTCACCACCATAGACACCTGGCAGGGACGGAAGGATGAGATGGTGCTACAACAGGAGGCAGGCCACACCTGCCAGTAG